The DNA sequence TGAAATGTGATGGCATCTGAGTGAATCCTGGCTTGTCAGTCATCATTTGTCCAAcatggttgctcactttctcgAGAATTGCAGGAAGTGTTTCATTGTTTGCGTACTTCTCTATCATATCTACCAGTGTCTGAATGTACCAGCTTCCACTGCTTGGTGATCTGTATGAAACATATCCCGGAACTGTAGAAAGTCCTACGAGAAAGTCACCTTCATTTGGGACTAGGTTAGGAACTGTTATTGCATCACTCGGCTGCATTCTGTCGGTTTCAATTCCGGGCATCCGATCATGTCCTTTGCATGCCTggatgaagaagatttttggtTTACCAGTCAGTCCACGGCATCTATCAGCTGTAAACCATCTTGTCAGTTCCCGAATCTCCACACCTCTACCACCACTACTGTCCTTTCCGCAGATTTTATCTCCAGAGCCATGGGACAGAATGCAAACCACTAAACAGTCATTGGTACTATGGTCTCTCCGACTGACTTCCCtcatagtgtcatcaatttcCCGGATGGTCTGGTCTGTATATACCTCGACAGAGAAGTGTAACTTCTTAAGTAGGTCCGTCAGTCGCTCTGTAACAGTAAAGCAAAACAATCGaaattattaaaaacaaaatacttttAATTTGCGATGAACAAACAGGACAGAAATGTCAAAGAAACAATATTGTTAAGTCTATTGGCACCACTAATGCTATAAGGCACGTGGATGGTTACTTTTTGTAAGAAACGTTTTAAAGTGATATATCTCTACTATCTATGTTTCAACGAAGACAGAAGTTGATGATATTCAGGTTAAAAACTTCAtgtttatgaatttcaaatgcaaACATTTCTATTCTGTGATTTTAATATAAAGCTGAATCAAGTTAAAGCGCAGACAAATAGAAGAAACAGACTTGCAACGCGGCatggcttttgttccatggtcgtctcggtagattatggccttttcatattaaaatgagctccacaggtgttagattttttgagacctttgttcgtggttgataattgcacgagattatgcaaaaagtacgacgagatggcatcgtgctgccagtcgcgtagtaaccatacttactttgtgagctctcagggcagaaacactgcttcacgccaatcaaaacataacacacccgcagtttcataaacacgtccttttaatagacgatatgactgaccgtaaaccattgagtaaaaacCAGGCAGTATcgatagaagattttcaaatttggtcgaaacacactcattatatattcatgaaaatgtgagaggaatttttaaaatggtaaaactcactttcccgaaaGCTCAAAACTTTCGCGTTTTCGCCAACATGCGGATAACActcagcaccacatgacaacgaacacaaactttgccgaacatactttcgcttaaaaattggcgaaaatccggaaactaccgcatggtcggcactcttcggaaaagcgaggcgagagctacctgaggcgaggcgaacatggatgacttacataaccgcttcacgccttgaacaatacccgttgcaagtccgtttctatttgtctgttttCACATTGCCTACTGTATAAGCGACCAATGTTGAAATGTAGTGGGCTGTTACCACTCTGGAACTGCTTCTCAAACAAAGTCTTGCATCTGTTCATGCAAtgtcaatattttcatcaacGATAGTTGTAAAATTTACGCTATATTTTATATCTGAATAACATTTTGGTCAactattttactatttcttCAGAAAACTATGCGCTGATGATGCACGCTGCTAAAATACACTAAGGAAACAGCATAGAATCATTGAACGTTAACTTACTTTTATCTTCCTCACTTCCATGTCTAAACagatgattttcaaatttctggtTATTGATGATAACTGCTATTCCCCGTTGGTTATTCTTCATTACATATCTATCAAGTTGCTCCGGTATATTATGCAAAATTGTTTCAATGATTTCTTGAACATTATTGTGATTTTGACGACAATGCAGGTCGTGGCCATTGCAGAGAGGATTGCCACAAAAGTTGACTGTGTGTAGGTTGGCAAATCCTTCATGCCGCTAGGTATGCTGGTAAGTTTATTACCACCGACATCAAAGCACTGTAGATTCTTCAGCTGACAAATACTCTCCGGTAGTGATGTCAGGTTATTCCTTTGAGGAATATTGTCTGTGTTATACAGCTGCAGAACTTGGAGTTTGTCAAGGTTGCCCAAGTAATTTGGAAGTTTAGCTATTTTGTTACAGTGTAAGTCAAGCCAATTGAGCTCCTTAAGGGAACACaatttaaatgaaatgaaagcgattttatttaaagctaGATTTAGATCCCGGAGCTGTTGCAAATCTCCAATGGCATCAGGTACCTGGCTGATATTATTTTCACTCAGGTTAAGTTTCCTCAAGGATGGCAAGATGCAGATCGTCTTTGGAATTTCGCTGAGTTTGTTGGAAGACATATCCAATTCTTGTAAATGCTTGAGCTGGGCAAACGCATTTGGGACTGAAGCTATCTCGTTACTCCAGAGTTGAAGCTTTCTTAGCGATGACAATCTTGTCAATACATCAGGGATGCTGGTGAAGTGGTTCAAAGCAAGATTCAAATCTTCCAGAtcagacaattttccaaagtcAGAAGGTAAAGTTCTGATTCTGTTATTCCACAAATTAAGTGTCTGCAGTCTTTTGAAGTTACTGACAACCGGCATGATTTGGGAAAGGTTGTTGCCAGAGAGATCGAGTTTTTGCAAAGCTCGCGATTCCGAGAGAACATCAATCTCCAAGGGCCATCCTCTACTTTCGATGCCATTAAATGCTAAGTTGAAATCACGTAATTTACGAAGGCCACAAAACGTAGCGGGcaatttcttgattttgttgtgtCTAAGATTTATTCTCCTTAAACTCTTCAACCTACCCAGGCAAGATGGTATTTCGTGCAGCTGATTGAACGACAGATCCAATTCATACAACATTTGTAAGTTTCCAAATTCAAGAGGAATTTCTGAAATGTTATTTCCTTGCATTGATAATTTCTGTAGATGTTTTACATTATATATAGCTTGTGAAAGTTCTCTGATATTATTGTAGGAAAGATCGACAGATAACAATCGGGTACTGAGTCTATCTGGCAATGTCGTAATGTTGTTATTGTCCGCGTCAAGTTTATGCAAACTCTCAACTGAGCCTAAGCTGTTAGGAATTCCAGTAAGCTTGTTGCACGACAAGGTCAGATCTTGAAGTCGCTGTAGCATACCCATGCTAGCTGgtagtgttttcaatttgttgttaCTGCAATCAAGTTTCCGCAAATTCTTCAATGTGCATATCTTTTCAGGGATATCTGAAAGCGCGTTGTATGACATGTTAAAAGAGCTCAAGTGTTCCAATTTGCTGATATTTTTTGGTATTTTAGTGATGTGGTTGCTTCCTACATCAAGACTTTGCAGGTTTGTCAGTTTACATATTACCTCAGGAAAGTCTGCCAGAAGATTGCATGATAGGTCTAGTGAATATAATTGATGCAGGCAATCCATCGTCTTGGGGAGCTGGCGTACGCGGTTGTAACTAAGATCAAGCGTTTCTAGATATCGCATTTCAGACATGTCTTGAGGAAGCTCCTTAAGCTCATTATTGGAAAGGTCCAATTCCTTGAGTTTACCAAACGCTTGAATTATTGTGTCAGGTAATGATTCCAAGTGATTATTCTGTAGGAAGAGCCTTGTTAAGTTTGTCTGTGTGGCAATCAGAGGACAGATATTCTTCAACCTATTTTGTGCCATATTAAGTTCCTCTAAGTCAAGTTCATCCAATTCATCGGGTACGGTTGATATTGTATTATCCCATAAATTCAGCTTCTTCAACGCCTTCAGTGAACAGACTGGTATTGGTAAGTGAACTAGCGAATTTTTAGCGAGGCTCAGACATTCCAGCTTTTGAAGATTAGAAACTGATTTGGGCAAAGTCTCTAATCGGTTATTTTGAAGGTCAAGTGTGGTCAAATTTGCTAGTCCACATACTGCATCAGGTAATGTTTTGATGCTGTTGGATGATAGGTCAAGTTCTCGAAGTTCTTGCAGTTGTTCAATGGTATCAGGGAGTGTTGTCAATATGTTGTTGCCAATCTTGAGGCAACGCAATGCCTTCAAGGAAGATACCTGAGTTGGTAGAGCTTGTAATTTGTTTGACGACAAATCGAGATCTTCTAGAGATGACAACAAACCAAATGTGTCAGGGAATCTCACTATTTCATTCTGCTGCAAGTAGAGTTTCCTGAGTTGTTTCAGTGTACCCAAAGTAGATGGAAGCTGATAGATACGATTGCATGAGAGGTTTAATTGCTGCAACTCCTGCAATTTTGCAATGTCCTCGGATATTGTGAGTATCTGGTTATTTTGCACGTTCACCTTCGTAAGtgttttaatgttcaatattgCTGGCGGTATCATCTGAAGTTGATTGTAAGCCAGGCTCAATTCCCGAAGTTGACAAGCGATATTTAATCCCGAGGGAAGCAacgatattttacaatattcaagggAAAGATTTCTCAGAGACTTTATCTTGAATATTGCAACAGGGAAAGATTGCATATTACAGTGACTTATATGAAGTGAAGTAAGGGGAAGTGAGGCTATGTTTTCAGGAAAAGTTATTTTGCTCACAATATTGGTGACCGGCAACTGCCCAGAACCGACGAATGTGAGTCGACGACCAAAGCCCAAATGAAGAGAGTTGAGTTTCCGAAGGGTACAAATTTCGGTTGGAAATTCCTTGAATGCATTGCATCCAAGATTAAGCTCTTCTAGGTTTGGAAGACTTGAGAGCTCCATCGGTACTGCCTTTATAACATTGTAGCCAAGATTTATTATTCGAAGATTTTTCATGTTACAGAGGACCTTTGGAAACTTGTCAAATAGATTATTTGCGAGGATCAATTCTTCGACATTCGAAAGCTTCGACAGCTCATTGGGCAATGATGTAAGATTGTTGTGTGACAGGTTTACGATCTTTGCATTCGTGTACTTTTTCCATAAATCTTCAGGTACATCATCCAGGTTAAGGTTGCTGGCATCATACTCCATAGTGTCTGGATCCCAAATTGTTGCCATAGCTcctacaaacaaaacaaaaacaaattcaaaGTGGAAATTGCTAATTGCATAGAGTAAAGCACTGACAACACATTAATAGAAAATGAGTGCCAGGGATTTTATTTTGCACAAGGCTTTTGTACTTCAGAGCATCCATCCATAATACGTTCCTTACAttgtctttttgtttgtttgtttacactgaatgaaaatattataattcCAGGATTATGTACAAGTAGAGTTTATATGTGAAACTGAAAGGACCATGCACTTGACGATATTAGTAAGAAACTCGTACGACGTATACCGATGACAGATGCAACGCACAGATAAGCTTATTGTCTGTCAATGGACAGTAGCTAGATGTTTATGGGAATACAGCAAATTAATCAAATGAAAGACAGCTCATGGAGTCCGCCTCTGACGATTTTTCATCAGATGACGGCTCCTGTGCAGGGCTTCTGTACTGTATAGTGCAGTCCATGTGGGGGCAGTAACGTGTACACAAAGTTTGGCACGACAAGGACgaattgaaatatttcaataagAGTCGAAGAATTCTGGGACACACGGCAAATCAGCGGATAACATTAAGCTACGCATATTGAAACATTCTGTCTCACGCTTGTCAATACTTCTGAATGTCATATTGTTGTGGATTCCATGAAATATGACTTTAATATTTGTCTCATTATGAATCCACGAGTTTGATCAGTGGGGGCTAGTGTTTTGGAGGGTAGGTCGTTATTTTTAGAGCAAGCAtctttgaagggtcatgaaatttcacgcatgcCTTTTTGGGAGAGTTACCCTTTTTGTGCAACTATTCAAAGTCaagatgtggccgatatagtgcttcgtccatgaatatcaaatcataataaagGGAGTCCATTGGGCAAACTATTTACAATCTCccacacaaaacaaattatatctgcacttttacatatttttgataatttatgtaaatgtattttaCTTGAAGTGGAatgtaaaaagtgcatgtgtgtacatgtTTAAGAAATGCGATTATTGGATTTCatagaaaatgttgattcactatacattggagtcaaCAACAAATATGACATTGAAATTTTACCCAAATATATCAATTCACTTCTCATGGTAGTCTAGGGGTAAACTGTTAAACATTTCCCGGACAAAATTTGCTTTATATGTGCATTTATGGGTTAAATAGTGACTTATAGGCTGTAAtaattttcttgacaaacaatATTGCTCTCTGTACAATTATCAACCAAACTATAACACAGCTTCTGTCCATTTTGATCTTGAGTAGACTATTTTACTGCAATTTGTTGATAGAATTATTTACTGTGAAACGTGATCTTAGTTGAAACTTTGCATAAAACTGTtatttgtaaaagttaaaaagtattcgctgaaagttcaaaggtcaaatgagaaatataTTATTGGTACGGACTATGGCATTCAGGGTAGGGTCACTGTTTTTTGCGCatgcaaattaggggtcacTTTTtgttgcaaacacttttgaagggtcactattttga is a window from the Ptychodera flava strain L36383 chromosome 11, AS_Pfla_20210202, whole genome shotgun sequence genome containing:
- the LOC139144189 gene encoding caspase-8-like gives rise to the protein MKNNQRGIAVIINNQKFENHLFRHGSEEDKKRLTDLLKKLHFSVEVYTDQTIREIDDTMREVSRRDHSTNDCLVVCILSHGSGDKICGKDSSGGRGVEIRELTRWFTADRCRGLTGKPKIFFIQACKGHDRMPGIETDRMQPSDAITVPNLVPNEGDFLVGLSTVPGYVSYRSPSSGSWYIQTLVDMIEKYANNETLPAILEKVSNHVGQMMTDKPGFTQMPSHFSTLRKKLYLAF